In Myxocyprinus asiaticus isolate MX2 ecotype Aquarium Trade chromosome 32, UBuf_Myxa_2, whole genome shotgun sequence, one genomic interval encodes:
- the LOC127423558 gene encoding ras-related protein Rab-37-like isoform X1, giving the protein MDQMSSTGVAYNQDLTHKTILVGDSGVGKTSLLVQFDQGKFIPGSFSATVGIGFTNKVLTVDELKVKLQIWDTAGQERFRSVTHAYYRDAQALLLLYDITSRSSFDNTRAWLTEIHEYAQDDVVIMLLGNKSDMSSSRVIRREDGEKLAREYGVIFLETSAKTGLNVANAFTTVAKELVRRSVQLPAEPIFHLHDMMEPEKETSGCCGFN; this is encoded by the exons ATGGATCAGATGAGCTCTACGGGCGTCGCTTATAATCAGGATTTAACGCACAAG ACTATCCTGGTTGGAGACAGCGGTGTGGGTAAAACATCTCTGCTGGTTCAGTTTGATCAGGGCAAATTCATCCCGGGATCTTTTTCTGCAACCGTGGGAATCGGATTTACG AATAAAGTTCTCACAGTGGACGAGCTGAAGGTGAAATTACAG ATCTGGGATACAGCAGGACAGGAGAGATTCCGCAGCGTCACACACGCGTATTACAGAGACGCTCAGG CTCTTCTCTTGCTTTATGACATCACCAGCCGATCATCGTTTGATAACACACGG GCGTGGCTAACTGAGATTCATGAGTATGCTCAGGACGATGTCGTCATCATGTTGCTTGGCAACAAG TCGGACATGTCGAGTTCGAGGGTGATCAGACGTGAGGATGGAGAGAAGCTCGCCAGA GAGTATGGAGTCATTTTCCTTGAGACCAGCGCCAAGACCGGACTCAACGTGGCTAATGCCTTTACAACTGTGGCAAA GGAGCTGGTTAGACGTTCAGTGCAGCTGCCTGCTGAGCCCATATTTCACCTGCATGACATGATGGAGCCAGAGAAAGAGACGTCAGGCTGCTGTGGCTTTAACTAG
- the LOC127423558 gene encoding ras-related protein Rab-37-like isoform X2: MSSTGVAYNQDLTHKNKVLTVDELKVKLQIWDTAGQERFRSVTHAYYRDAQALLLLYDITSRSSFDNTRAWLTEIHEYAQDDVVIMLLGNKSDMSSSRVIRREDGEKLAREYGVIFLETSAKTGLNVANAFTTVAKELVRRSVQLPAEPIFHLHDMMEPEKETSGCCGFN; the protein is encoded by the exons ATGAGCTCTACGGGCGTCGCTTATAATCAGGATTTAACGCACAAG AATAAAGTTCTCACAGTGGACGAGCTGAAGGTGAAATTACAG ATCTGGGATACAGCAGGACAGGAGAGATTCCGCAGCGTCACACACGCGTATTACAGAGACGCTCAGG CTCTTCTCTTGCTTTATGACATCACCAGCCGATCATCGTTTGATAACACACGG GCGTGGCTAACTGAGATTCATGAGTATGCTCAGGACGATGTCGTCATCATGTTGCTTGGCAACAAG TCGGACATGTCGAGTTCGAGGGTGATCAGACGTGAGGATGGAGAGAAGCTCGCCAGA GAGTATGGAGTCATTTTCCTTGAGACCAGCGCCAAGACCGGACTCAACGTGGCTAATGCCTTTACAACTGTGGCAAA GGAGCTGGTTAGACGTTCAGTGCAGCTGCCTGCTGAGCCCATATTTCACCTGCATGACATGATGGAGCCAGAGAAAGAGACGTCAGGCTGCTGTGGCTTTAACTAG
- the LOC127423553 gene encoding uncharacterized protein LOC127423553: protein MIIYVVKPVLASSFPLNYVTLVPKPGKEEGCAVVESSPLPSTQRSNRSHPPGDGGVAADCLDTEERAPYTRAGGAHCRPPGAVELLPGAEEFPTGRQNVAGRSVRQGSEDSLRSRGWSGRRPENGVSENRRVRRGGDDLPAGRAGKARPPPEREGGCMSCRGLPGLKERREEGGVRQEGRRGRVVMLHTRPLIRLIKPSRGIKATGGSSSGERELRAAARHVFVIVFLS, encoded by the exons atgattatttatgttgttaagccggttcttgcctcctcctttccactgaactacgttacattggtgccgaaacccgggaaggaggagggatgcgctgtcgtggagtcctcgccactgccatccacacAAAGGAGCAACCGCagccatccaccgggggatggaggagttgctgccgactGCCTGGACACGGAGGAACGGGCACCTTATACGAGGgcaggaggggctcactgccggccacctggagcggtggagctgctgccaggggcggaggagttccctaccggccgccaaaacgtggcggggcgttccgtccgccaggggtcggaggactcgctccggTCCAGAGGGTGGAGTGGTCGAAGACCAGAAAACGGCGTgtcagagaaccggcga gtccgaagaggcggggatgacctgccggcaggtaGGGCCgggaaggcacgcccccccccggaAAGGGAGGGGGGATgtatgtcatgccgggggctccccggcctgaaggaaaggagggaggagggagGAGTGAGGCAGGAAGgaaggcggggccgggtcgtgatgctgcacacccggcctctaatcaggctaatcaagccctcgagagggataaaggccactGGAGGCAGCAGTtccggagagagagagttacgggcagctgcccggcatgtgtttgtgatTGTCTTTTTAAGTTga